From one Eisenibacter elegans DSM 3317 genomic stretch:
- the folB gene encoding dihydroneopterin aldolase — protein sequence MQTTVALEGLEFFAYHGFHDEEQRIGNKYSVDIRIGLPDTKAGQSDNLADTVDYGQLYQIIARRMQQPARLLEHLAHDILQTVASTYPQLLSVEVGVTKYNPPIGGVCTRAQVCVRETFPIVP from the coding sequence ATGCAAACCACTGTAGCGCTCGAAGGGCTGGAGTTTTTTGCCTACCACGGCTTCCATGACGAAGAGCAACGTATCGGCAACAAATACAGCGTAGATATCCGCATAGGCCTGCCCGATACCAAGGCCGGCCAAAGCGATAACCTAGCCGATACCGTCGACTATGGCCAACTCTACCAAATTATTGCCCGACGTATGCAACAACCCGCCCGACTCTTAGAGCACCTCGCCCACGATATTCTACAAACCGTAGCCAGTACCTACCCCCAACTCCTCTCCGTAGAGGTGGGGGTTACGAAATACAACCCGCCCATAGGAGGGGTATGTACCCGCGCCCAAGTTTGTGTGCGCGAAACATTCCCCATAGTACCCTAA
- a CDS encoding bile acid:sodium symporter family protein has translation MLTPDDMQLPFSEEGIAMLNFLMAFVMFGVALNIRIEDFRQIANDPKPVLVGAIAQFLMLPALSCLVVWVANPYPSLGLGLLLVAACPGGNVSNFISMVAKGNLALSVSLTACSTLLSVVMTPLNFNFWASLIPALQPTIKVFSLNWTDMLYTLAILIGLPVALGIWFGHQFPRTTKVIQKGINNLAVIFFVVFVIFVLAKNVIQLIDFLHFVLLLVLFHNSLVMFAGYMLARATRLPIRDRRTIAIETGIQNGGLALLIVFNFFDGLGGMALVAAWWGVWHFLSGMLLAFYWSRWKPYHNYA, from the coding sequence GTGCTGACACCTGATGATATGCAGCTCCCCTTTAGCGAAGAGGGAATTGCCATGCTCAATTTCTTGATGGCCTTTGTGATGTTTGGCGTAGCGCTAAATATCCGCATTGAAGATTTCCGGCAAATCGCCAATGACCCCAAACCAGTCTTGGTAGGGGCTATAGCGCAGTTCTTGATGCTCCCAGCGCTAAGCTGCCTCGTGGTCTGGGTAGCCAACCCTTACCCCAGCCTAGGCCTTGGGCTGTTGCTAGTAGCCGCTTGCCCGGGGGGCAATGTCTCTAACTTTATCTCAATGGTAGCCAAGGGCAACCTTGCGCTCTCGGTATCGCTTACGGCCTGCTCTACCCTGCTTTCTGTCGTGATGACCCCGCTCAACTTTAACTTTTGGGCAAGCCTCATCCCGGCACTACAGCCTACCATCAAGGTCTTCAGCCTCAACTGGACAGATATGCTCTATACACTGGCTATCTTGATTGGCCTACCCGTAGCCCTAGGGATTTGGTTTGGGCATCAATTCCCACGCACCACCAAGGTGATTCAAAAAGGTATCAACAACCTGGCAGTCATCTTTTTTGTGGTCTTTGTCATATTCGTACTAGCCAAAAATGTGATTCAGTTGATCGATTTTCTACACTTTGTCTTGCTTTTGGTTTTATTTCATAATAGCTTAGTGATGTTTGCCGGATATATGCTGGCGCGAGCCACACGGCTGCCTATACGCGACCGCCGCACCATTGCCATCGAAACCGGTATTCAGAACGGCGGGCTAGCATTATTGATTGTTTTCAACTTTTTTGACGGGCTCGGCGGAATGGCCTTAGTAGCCGCTTGGTGGGGCGTATGGCATTTCCTCTCAGGAATGCTGCTAGCCTTTTATTGGAGCCGCTGGAAGCCCTACCATAACTATGCTTAG
- a CDS encoding DivIVA domain-containing protein, with the protein MKFSPSDIKHQTFTKKSFGGGYDREEVHAFLMALAQEWEKTSDENKEARIKIEFLEKEIAKLKEVETSLFKTLKTAEDTSANMVEQARKNAELKLKDAQMRSEAILTEARTQAKAIVQKAQDKARNIDAEALDQLKAKEREYHQIELQRDHLVSDLKAMIQETLEKITRLESRDYRQFFTEKAQEIRQQLDERQAFLEPQAEAPINHLDNTAD; encoded by the coding sequence ATGAAATTCAGCCCATCTGACATCAAACACCAAACCTTTACCAAAAAATCTTTTGGCGGAGGGTACGACCGTGAAGAAGTCCACGCATTCCTGATGGCATTGGCGCAAGAGTGGGAAAAAACCAGCGACGAAAACAAGGAAGCCCGTATCAAAATCGAGTTTCTAGAAAAAGAAATCGCCAAACTCAAAGAAGTAGAAACTTCGCTCTTCAAAACCCTCAAAACCGCTGAGGATACCAGCGCCAATATGGTAGAGCAAGCCCGCAAAAACGCCGAGCTGAAGCTCAAAGATGCTCAGATGCGCTCAGAGGCTATTTTGACCGAAGCCCGCACACAGGCCAAGGCCATCGTGCAAAAAGCCCAAGACAAGGCTCGCAATATCGACGCAGAGGCGCTTGACCAACTCAAGGCCAAAGAACGCGAATATCATCAAATAGAGCTACAACGCGACCACCTTGTCTCAGACCTCAAGGCCATGATTCAAGAAACGTTAGAGAAAATCACCCGTTTAGAGTCTCGCGACTACCGGCAATTCTTCACTGAGAAAGCCCAAGAAATTCGCCAACAACTCGATGAGCGCCAAGCCTTCTTAGAGCCTCAGGCCGAAGCCCCCATCAACCACCTAGACAATACCGCCGACTAA
- a CDS encoding nuclease A inhibitor family protein has product MSTQDPIDILLSRLEQASAGLLYPSESDYPFEAIYWEWDQDAPLSSESLREYLEEDEDTPISEIPLERFFRPVAEEKDWHSDEERLEVQQYQNLRKLLEQLLQDLRVFKVGDIEVDVFIVGKVPNTEDYAGLSTVVIET; this is encoded by the coding sequence ATGTCAACGCAAGACCCTATCGACATACTGCTTAGCCGCTTGGAGCAAGCTAGCGCAGGATTGCTCTACCCGAGCGAGTCGGATTATCCTTTTGAAGCCATCTACTGGGAATGGGATCAAGATGCCCCCCTCAGTAGCGAAAGCCTTCGCGAATACCTCGAAGAGGATGAGGATACCCCCATCTCCGAAATACCACTAGAGCGGTTTTTCCGCCCGGTAGCCGAAGAAAAAGACTGGCACTCCGACGAAGAGCGCCTAGAAGTACAGCAGTACCAAAATTTGCGCAAACTGCTGGAGCAGCTCCTGCAAGATTTGCGAGTCTTTAAGGTAGGCGATATTGAAGTTGATGTGTTCATTGTCGGCAAAGTTCCCAATACGGAAGACTATGCAGGCTTGTCTACAGTCGTGATTGAGACCTAG